A single genomic interval of Coccidioides posadasii str. Silveira chromosome 1, complete sequence harbors:
- a CDS encoding uncharacterized protein (EggNog:ENOG410PMST~COG:K~TransMembrane:3 (o473-490i540-560o618-638i)), whose product MGDGTVANAPTDAPAGEAGPSPSSGNAVANDPSPSAPAKKPRRFHCKRCDTRFSRLEHLQRHERIHTQEKPFACQLCDHRFTRSDLLIRHERLSHNKIVPHKRGKGSRSNANKATATPNPSYHDTPSSAQPAIPTTFDDHHRPSIAVTHPSIERHDDFPLATLSMAAEHVSLQMPYDAPSSHPAPNSTHIAFGQSGPITTTEPPSQMGANIHSIELENSLNELSSFLDNGAISSYHFSSLVSAEQPMPLFSPESITLPPEMGPGNHLTPSYEPGHHNHNHHADESGSFSHFESRLPSLQPEEQPPQIRRMHIPHRPLSEISLDDRKYILSKLDEFSSVIQPSFQLPSCLALARYVAAYINGFHEHLPFLHIPTMSVTHCSVELILAIAAVGTQYCLEGEKGIDLFHASQAIAMERIRRRDVRRNTNHRHAIPETASVRASGQTLGSYQSLSLAGQLDPSHESSFKTVSQEEDLIQTIQALLILMAMATWAKQKEILREALALQSILATLVRDHGLQGQPMPDNVSWEEWVPLETAKRTKFIVYCFFNLHCIVYNIPSLILNSEVDLMLPSGSAEFKAPTGSLWLEAKAKASSEVSFQDALNRLFSRGGTEVAESNSSLGNYILIHAIIQHIFFLRQVTRGRFDGKRDMAAEDVCALERALRNWQIGWKRHPESSLDPQDPNGPVAFNSTALLRLAYIRLNIDIGPGRALDTRDPVQIAKAFRASPPIRRTPKLVRAVLHSAHALSIPVKIGIRLVAQTQTFIWSIQHSICSLECAFLLSKWLEALSVPNPDPPISDDERRISALVKMMLDETEFPVPSNLAMGSPEMNQQLNAGVLRVWAQIFKGSQTWAIVGVIGNALNICADLAQGG is encoded by the exons ATGGGGGATGGAACCGTTGCCAATGCGCCGACGGACGCTCCGGCAGGGGAGGCTGGCCCTTCGCCGAGCTCTGGAAACGCAGTAGCCAATGATCCCAGCCCATCTGCGCCAGCAAAGAAGCCGAGGAGATTTCACTGCAAACGCTGTGATACCAGATTCTCGAGGCTAGAACATCTTCAAAGACACGAGAGAATTC ATACACAAGAAAAGCCGTTCGCATGTCAGCTGTGTGACCATCGGTTTACCAGGAG TGATCTGTTAATTCGACACGAACGGCTGTCACATAACAAGATTGTACCACACAAACGTGGAAAAGGATCTAGGTCCAATGCCAATAAAGCCACTGCTACTCCTAATCCAAGCTACCATGACACGCCATCGTCCGCGCAGCCTGCCATTCCCACAACATTTGATGACCATCATCGGCCTTCCATTGCGGTTACTCATCCAAGCATTGAACGTCATGATGACTTTCCCTTGGCCACCTTATCAATGGCTGCGGAGCACGTCTCGCTTCAGATGCCGTATGACGCTCCCTCCAGCCATCCCGCCCCCAATTCAACCCACATTGCTTTCGGACAAAGTGGTCCAATAACGACCACCGAGCCACCGTCCCAAATGGGCGCAAATATTCATAGCATAGAACTCGAGAACTCCTTGAATGAGCTCTCATCTTTCCTGGACAATGGCGCCATATCATCCTATCATTTCTCTTCGCTCGTTTCTGCCGAGCAGCCAATGCCACTATTTTCTCCAGAATCAATAACCCTTCCACCTGAAATGGGCCCCGGGAACCATTTGACCCCCAGCTATGAGCCCGGTCATCATAATCATAACCATCACGCTGACGAATCTGGATCCTTCTCCCATTTTGAGTCCCGACTTCCGTCTCTTCAACCAGAAGAACAACCCCCTCAGATTAGACGGATGCACATTCCTCATCGCCCATTGAGCGAGATCTCTCTTGACGACAGGAAATATATTCTCTCAAAATTAGATGAGTTTTCTTCGGTAATTCAGCCTTCTTTTCAGCTGCCGTCTTGCTTGGCACTTGCAAGATACGTTGCTGCTTACATCAATGGATTCCATGAACATCTTCCTTTCCTCCATATCCCGACCATGTCTGTTACTCATTGCTCGGTTGAACTTATCCTTGCTATTGCCGCCGTGGGAACCCAGTACTGCCTTGAAGGAGAAAAGGGGATCGACCTTTTCCATGCAAGCCAAGCAATTGCAATGGAACGAATACGGCGCAGAGACGTGAGAAGGAATACAAACCACCGACATGCCATCCCAGAAACAGCCTCTGTGAGGGCATCAGGGCAAACCCTCGGTTCCTATCAGTCACTATCTCTGGCTGGGCAGCTGGACCCATCCCATGAGTCTTCCTTTAAAACAGTTTCCCAGGAAGAAGACCTCATACAGACCATTCAAGCATTGCTCATTCTAATGGCCATGGCAACATGGGCAAAGCAAAAAGAAATCCTCCGGGAAGCATTAGCTCTACAGAGCATCTTGGCCACCCTGGTACGCGATCACGGTCTCCAGGGTCAACCTATGCCAGACAATGTTTCGTGGGAGGAGTGGGTTCCGTTGGAGACCGCTAAAAGAACGAAGTTTATCGTGTATTGCTTTTTCAACCTACATTGCATTGTTTACAACATTCCGTCTTTGATCTTGAATTCCGAAGTTGACCTAATGTTACCGTCCGGCTCGGCTGAATTCAAAGCTCCAACTGGATCTCTCTGGCTTGAAGCGAAGGCAAAGGCCTCCTCAGAGGTTAGCTTCCAAGATGCGCTTAACCGCTTATTCTCCCGCGGTGGGACTGAGGTGGCGGAATCCAACTCCTCGCTGGGCAATTACATCCTGATACACGCCATTATCCAACACATCTTTTTCCTTCGTCAAGTTACCCGTGGACGTTTCGATGGCAAGAGGGACATGGCCGCCGAAGACGTTTGCGCTTTGGAACGAGCCCTACGTAACTGGCAAATTGGTTGGAAACGCCATCCTGAATCTTCGCTTGATCCACAGGATCCCAACGGCCCAGTTGCTTTCAACTCGACTGCTCTTCTTCGCCTGGCTTACATACGTCTTAACATTGACATCGGCCCTGGGCGAGCGCTGGATACTCGAGATCCGGTGCAGATCGCAAAGGCGTTTCGTGCCAGCCCACCGATACGACGGACTCCTAAGCTGGTTCGGGCCGTCCTCCATTCAGCTCATGCTTTAAGTATTCCCGTGAAAATTGGCATTAGGCTCGTTGCCCAAACGCAAACTTTTATATGGTCGATTCAGCACTCGATTTGCTCACTAGAATGCGCCTTTCTGCTGAGCAAATGGCTTGAAGCATTATCAGTGCCTAACCCAGACCCGCCGATTAGTGACGATGAGCGGCGCATTTCTGCGCTTGTGAAAATGATGCTCGACGAAACCGAATTTCCAGTGCCGTCTAATTTGGCAATGGGCTCACCGGAGATGAACCAGCAACTCAATGCTGGAGTATTGCGGGTGTGGGCTCAAATATTCAAGGGCTCTCAGACATGGGCTATTGTTGGCGTCATCGGCAATGCTCTGAATATTTGTGCCGATTTAGCCCAAGGGGGTTGA
- a CDS encoding uncharacterized protein (EggNog:ENOG410PM8K~COG:P) gives MSVSSQSSTVHWDNVGEPRDFTRSTFVVGYGSFDLLRGKIPAPRGSHSIFEDYLIPHDRTVQLLDPGISDTGSNLNEPNSEESPGSPDFKQLWKSHSEGSVSCIAMDIFHDGSVYLIDAPGHLPGHTNLLARTDMGSIYLAGDACHDRGILRKERGISQWQDSTGHMCCIHADPKRTEETLELLGAFERQGVEVILGHDVDWEMDPVNAHRFWGHAESEGRSKGQDNKAHSRQSEL, from the exons ATGTCAGTCTCTAGCCAGTCTTCAACA GTGCATTGGGATAATGTTGGTGAGCCTCGCGATTTCACTCGGAGCACATTTGTTGTTGGTTATGGGTCGTTTGACCTACTCAGAGGCAAGATCCCAGCGCCACGGGGGAGCCATTCGATTTTTGAGGACTACTTAATCCCCCATGATCGTACAGTTCAGCTTCTAGATCCTGGTATCTCCGATACCggatcaaacttgaatgaaCCCAACAGCGAGGAGTCACCAGGATCGCCGGACTTCAAACAACTCTGGAAATCTCATTCCGAGGGATCAGTTTCATGCATCGCCATGGATATATTTCATGACGGTAGCGTGTATCTCATTGACGCGCCCGGCCATTTACCCGGTCACACCAATCTTCTCGCTAGGACTGATATGGGCTCCATCTACCTAGCCGGTGATGCGTGCCATGATAGGGGTATTCTCCGCAAGGAGCGAGGAATTAGCCAGTGGCAAGATTCCACTGGCCATATGTGTTGCATCCATGCAGACCCCAAGAGGACTGAGGAAACACTTGAACTCCTCGGGGCATTTGAGCGGCAGGGAGTTGAGGTAATTTTGGGCCATGACGTGGATTGGGAAATGGATCCGGTGAATGCACATAGATTCTGGGGACACGCAGAAAGTGAAGGACGATCCAAGGGTCAAGATAATAAAGCTCATTCTCGTCAATCAGAGCTCTGA
- a CDS encoding uncharacterized protein (EggNog:ENOG410PM8K~COG:P~TransMembrane:10 (i50-72o84-106i118-139o145-164i185-208o228-249i326-343o363-383i395-413o433-456i)~BUSCO:7249at33183) translates to MLRSRLQQLFAPRRLYKRVDVEDTERDGVEEDVTQEEPIPSAFSWLEYGIFLWMGVSMLWAWNMFLAAAPYFQRRFASDPWIRTNFQSSILSVSCITNLTSVLVLAKRQKNASYPRRIRASMLLNICVFTLLALSTVLFRGVAVWVYFVFILVMVFAASMATGTNQNGVFAYVASFGRNEYTQGIMVGQGVAGVLPCIVQVIAVLAVPDEPSDTVDEEKVQYQSAKSAFVYFATATIVSSIAFVAFLHLNGKHQSRILKSPGLPPFESDEEETPTKRSIPLLTLFRKVPWAASAMFITFAATMAFPVFTAEIHSVREAESPPPSRIFQAAAFIPLGFLFWNSGDLLGRMSAGLPMLNKLTRRPFLLFVISLARILFVPLYLMCNIRGEGAKVKSDFFYLFVVQLLFGVTNGYLCSSSMVSAVEWVGENEREAAGAFMSLMLVAGLTTGSLLSFFVAKL, encoded by the exons ATGCTGAGAAGTCGTCTCCAGCAGCTCTTCGCGCCGCGCCGGTTGTATAAACGCGTGGACGTAGAGGACACAGAGCGGGATGGAGTCGAGGAAGACGTTACACAAGAGGAACCTATTCCCAGCGCATTCTCATGGCTGGAATACGGGATATTTCTATGGATGGGGGTATCCATGTTGTGGGCATG GAACATGTTCCTCGCAGCAGCACCGTACTTTCAACGCCGATTTGCTTCCGATCCTTGGATCCGAACGAATTTTCAATCATCCATCCTCTCCGTCTCCTGCATAACTAACCTGACATCCGTCCTTGTTCTCGCGAAACGCCAGAAAAATGCCTCCTATCCTCGAAGGATCAGGGCTTCCATGCTTCTCAATATCTGTGTATTTACGCTGCTTGCCTTATCCACTGTTTTATTCCGTGGGGTAGCCGTTTGGGTATACTTCGTCTTCATCTTGGTTATGGTGTTTGCAGCTTCCATGGCTACAGGCACGAATCAGAATGGGGTCTTCGCGTATGTTGCTAGTTTTGGCCGGAATGAATATACACAAGGCATCATGGTTGGCCAGGGGGTTGCGGGCGTTTTGCCGTGCATTGTGCAGGTGATAGCCGTTCTCGCAGTCCCAGATGAGCCCAGCGACACCGTGGACGAGGAAAAGGTCCAATATCAATCGGCGAAATCCGCATTTGTATACTTTGCAACTGCAACGATCGTCTCTTCGATTGCTTTCGTTGCATTTCTGCACCTCAATGGGAAGCATCAATCTCGCATTCTGAAATCTCCAGGGCTTCCCCCATTCGAATCCGACGAGGAGGAAACGCCCACCAAGAGATCAATTCCTCTGCTGACTTTGTTCCGGAAAGTACCCTGGGCTGCCTCCGCGATGTTCATCACCTTCGCCGCCACCATGGCTTTCCCGGTTTTCACCGCTGAGATTCACAGCGTCCGAGAGGCCGAAAGTCCTCCTCCTTCCCGCATATTCCAAGCTGCTGCATTTATCCCCTTGGGCTTCCTCTTCTGGAACTCCGGGGATCTCTTGGGCAGAATGTCAGCTGGACTCCCCATGCTCAACAAACTAACCCGTCGCCCGTTTCTCTTATTCGTGATCTCCTTAGCTCGCATCTTGTTCGTCCCACTATACTTAATGTGCAATATCCGTGGAGAGGGCGCGAAAGTTAAGAGTGACTTCTTCTATTTATTTGTGGTCCAATTGCTGTTCGGTGTCACGAATGGATACTTGTGCTCTTCGTCCATGGTCAGCGCGGTAGAGTGGGTGGGCGAAAATGAGAGAGAGGCTGCAGGAGCATTCATGAGTTTGATGCTCGTCGCAGGGCTTACCACGGGTAGCTTACTGAGCTTTTTCGTTGCAAAGTTATGA